A genomic window from Sulfurospirillum diekertiae includes:
- a CDS encoding gamma carbonic anhydrase family protein, whose translation MISSHQGVSPRIDPTAYIAPNAMVYGNVTIGANVRIMFGAQIIAEGGSITIGEECVIMENAVLRSLDNHPLTIANNCLIGPHAHVVGCVLEEEVFVATSASVLHASHVGARSEIRIGAVVHIKSHIKPGSMVPIGWVAVGNPAEILPTEEHECIWRIQKPLNFPLSVYGLDRDEATTKRVTQKLCAKLSSLKED comes from the coding sequence ATGATCTCAAGTCATCAAGGCGTATCCCCACGCATCGACCCTACCGCGTATATAGCGCCTAACGCCATGGTCTATGGCAATGTCACCATCGGTGCGAATGTTCGCATCATGTTTGGAGCGCAAATCATCGCAGAAGGTGGGTCAATTACTATTGGCGAAGAGTGTGTTATCATGGAAAATGCCGTACTTCGAAGCCTTGATAATCACCCCTTAACCATTGCGAACAACTGTCTGATCGGTCCACATGCCCATGTCGTTGGCTGTGTTTTGGAAGAGGAAGTATTTGTTGCGACCAGCGCCTCTGTTTTACATGCTTCTCATGTCGGCGCGCGCAGTGAAATTCGCATTGGCGCAGTGGTTCACATCAAATCGCACATCAAACCGGGCAGTATGGTTCCTATTGGCTGGGTCGCTGTAGGCAATCCTGCGGAGATACTTCCAACAGAAGAGCATGAGTGCATCTGGCGCATCCAAAAACCTCTCAATTTTCCTCTCAGTGTTTACGGACTCGATCGTGATGAAGCAACCACTAAAAGAGTCACACAAAAGCTCTGTGCTAAACTCTCAAGCCTTAAGGAAGACTAG
- a CDS encoding AEC family transporter: MNIVVAILSIYVFILFGFIAKKIFKEQIQERGMSIITVYFLHPIFSFWGLSTKQITLSLLQVPFYYVLISCITIFLGYIFARLFFSDDKEKAIMSIAVAIGNTGNLGIPLGIALFGEESIIYTSMISVANTFMTYTLGVFFYSGGTSNLKASLLNIVKLPVIWASFIALALNFAHVQIPPTIFKSLEMGAYCMIVLQLIVFGMYLCNVKIKALNYKLLLHVNLVKFIFAPLLSAWILFYLLPLEPLVAAILLIQLIMPLALNNINVAAIYDCKPVDVASLVFFTSFIFIPYLMFISYLLHYFHIVSL; encoded by the coding sequence ATGAATATCGTTGTTGCGATCTTGTCGATTTATGTTTTTATTCTCTTTGGGTTTATCGCGAAAAAAATCTTTAAAGAGCAGATACAAGAGCGCGGCATGAGCATTATTACCGTCTATTTTCTACACCCCATTTTTTCTTTTTGGGGGCTTTCTACTAAACAAATTACGCTCTCTTTACTGCAAGTACCGTTTTATTATGTGCTGATCTCATGTATAACGATCTTTCTTGGCTATATTTTTGCGCGACTTTTTTTTAGCGATGACAAAGAAAAAGCGATCATGAGCATTGCTGTCGCCATTGGCAATACGGGCAATCTTGGCATTCCTTTGGGCATTGCGCTCTTTGGTGAGGAATCGATCATCTACACCAGTATGATCAGCGTTGCCAATACCTTTATGACTTACACTTTGGGCGTTTTCTTCTACTCTGGTGGCACATCCAATCTCAAAGCTTCACTGCTCAACATCGTCAAACTTCCTGTCATCTGGGCGTCATTCATCGCCCTCGCGCTCAATTTTGCGCATGTTCAGATTCCACCGACGATTTTTAAGTCATTGGAGATGGGTGCATACTGTATGATCGTGCTTCAACTCATCGTTTTTGGTATGTATCTGTGCAATGTCAAAATCAAAGCGCTCAATTATAAATTGCTTTTACATGTAAACCTTGTGAAGTTTATCTTCGCACCTTTACTCAGTGCGTGGATACTCTTTTATCTTCTTCCACTCGAACCCTTAGTCGCAGCCATCTTACTGATTCAGCTTATCATGCCTTTGGCACTCAATAATATCAATGTCGCCGCCATCTACGACTGCAAGCCTGTTGACGTAGCTTCATTGGTTTTTTTTACTTCATTTATTTTCATCCCGTATCTTATGTTTATTAGCTATCTTTTACACTATTTTCATATCGTTTCACTCTAA
- a CDS encoding HugZ family pyridoxamine 5'-phosphate oxidase, translating to MKEFIANIRTAIIGTLDAKGDPFSSYAPYVYDNNRFYVYISDIATHAKNIQRNPKASLFFVEDESKTENLFARKRVSLQCDSTKIVRWTERFEEVLGLFAKKFDAKMVNTLKKMTDFNLYEFKVTYGEATFGFGKAYFVGGENMDELIARTGDNPHHGVK from the coding sequence ATGAAAGAGTTTATCGCCAACATTCGAACTGCCATCATCGGAACACTGGACGCAAAAGGAGATCCCTTTAGCTCGTACGCCCCTTACGTGTATGACAACAACCGTTTTTACGTCTACATTTCCGACATTGCCACGCATGCCAAAAATATTCAACGAAATCCCAAAGCATCACTTTTTTTCGTGGAAGATGAGAGCAAAACCGAAAACTTATTTGCCAGAAAACGCGTCTCGTTGCAATGCGATAGCACCAAAATCGTCCGTTGGACAGAGCGTTTTGAAGAAGTGCTGGGTTTGTTTGCGAAAAAATTTGATGCCAAAATGGTAAACACGCTCAAAAAAATGACCGACTTTAATCTGTACGAATTCAAAGTGACTTACGGCGAAGCAACCTTTGGGTTTGGTAAAGCCTATTTTGTCGGTGGAGAAAATATGGACGAACTCATAGCGCGAACCGGCGATAACCCGCATCATGGGGTGAAGTAA
- a CDS encoding TetR/AcrR family transcriptional regulator: protein MAKEKDTRTLLLEITFEEVYTNGYQGASVLKILKKAGLNKGSMYHFFENKKEMVLAAIKEKTKEVFGTRYEDVLNHHSLYLEHFQTMLLTSYPIICERGCPLANLIQEMSNIDADFALLLKERYERLRETIEKILIKAIEHHELECTSSYNLSLFILSVVEGAILSTKAMKDKAIYDNTITSLFSVLKQNQHLF from the coding sequence ATGGCGAAAGAAAAAGATACTAGAACATTATTATTGGAAATTACGTTTGAAGAAGTGTATACCAATGGCTATCAAGGGGCTTCTGTACTGAAAATATTAAAAAAAGCGGGATTGAATAAAGGCTCGATGTATCATTTCTTTGAAAATAAAAAAGAGATGGTTTTAGCCGCCATCAAAGAGAAAACCAAGGAAGTCTTTGGCACCAGATACGAAGATGTTTTAAACCATCACTCTTTGTATTTAGAGCATTTTCAAACCATGTTACTGACGTCATACCCTATTATTTGCGAAAGAGGCTGTCCGTTAGCCAACCTCATACAAGAGATGTCCAACATTGATGCGGATTTTGCGCTTTTATTGAAAGAACGATACGAACGCCTCAGAGAAACTATAGAAAAAATTCTTATCAAAGCCATTGAGCACCATGAATTGGAATGCACCTCATCGTACAATTTATCACTCTTTATACTCAGTGTGGTTGAAGGAGCCATTTTATCGACAAAAGCGATGAAAGATAAAGCAATCTACGACAACACAATCACATCGCTTTTTAGTGTATTAAAGCAAAATCAACATCTTTTTTAA